A portion of the Gorilla gorilla gorilla isolate KB3781 chromosome X, NHGRI_mGorGor1-v2.1_pri, whole genome shotgun sequence genome contains these proteins:
- the PRR32 gene encoding proline-rich protein 32 yields the protein MACIENVLGGHAPSPLVVSVDKNGNQELHHDMPLQCLSSKPEDDAEPWGQPQVPLRPSVNVLTDLDSKQLEWPSERTGSCIPFHSLRAHRHPYGPPPAVAEESLATAEVNSSDALAGWRQEGQDAINVPWEVSGGPPALIVGGTKVNNGGTERGSNNARLRVALPRGKGFFPPRGPQVRGPSHIPTLRSGIVMEVPPGNTQISCRGKLAHVSFPLRGPCHPMHNWPRPIPLSSSTPGLPSCSTVHCFIPPRPPIFNPFLTMPLPFAPPPIFGPPLPSYFAHFHSGGMPAPASPNREHS from the exons ATGGCTTGTATTGAAAACGT CCTTGGAGGGCACGCCCCTTCACCCTTGGTAGTATCTGTGGACAAAAATGGGAACCAGGAGCTGCACCACGACATGCCCCTGCAATGTCTGAGTTCCAAGCCAGAGGATGACGCAGAGCCCTGGGGTCAACCTCAAGTACCGCTGAGACCTTCCGTCAATGTGCTGACTGATCTGGATAGCAAGCAACTGGAGTGGCCCTCTGAAAGAACAGGATCCTGCATTCCTTTTCATAGCTTGAGAGCTCATAGACACCCCTACGGGCCACCACCTGCTGTTGCAGAAGAGTCCCTAGCAACAGCAGAAGTAAATAGCTCTGATGCACTGGCAGGCTGGAGGCAGGAGGGACAGGATGCTATTAATGTGCCCTGGGAAGTCTCTGGCGGCCCTCCTGCACTGATAGTAGGGGGCACAAAGGTCAACAATGGGGGCACTGAGAGAGGCAGTAATAATGCAAGGTTGCGTGTAGCTTTGCCACGAGGTAAAGGGTTCTTTCCACCCAGGGGCCCACAAGTGAGAGGCCCTTCACATATTCCCACCCTTAGATCAGGGATAGTAATGGAGGTGCCTCCCGGAAATACACAAATATCCTGCAGAGGAAAGCTGGCtcatgtttctttcccactcaGGGGCCCATGCCACCCCATGCATAATTGGCCAAGGCCTATCCCGTTGTCTTCCAGTACTCCAGGTTTACCTTCTTGCTCTACTGTTCATTGTTTCATCCCTCCTCGACCTCCGATTTTCAATCCCTTTCTCACTATGCCTCTTCCTTTTGCTCCTCCTCCGATATTTGGTCCTCCACTGCCTTCTTATTTTGCCCATTTCCATTCTGGGGGAATGCCAGCTCCTGCATCACCCAACAGAGAGCACAGCTGA